The following proteins come from a genomic window of Halorussus halophilus:
- a CDS encoding zf-TFIIB domain-containing protein encodes MSVTNEYDLDCATCGSALTKREVAAKALGFTAPGEVEIAECSECGGRYFPDATLRRLST; translated from the coding sequence GTGTCCGTGACGAACGAGTACGACCTCGACTGTGCGACCTGCGGGTCCGCTCTGACGAAACGAGAGGTCGCCGCGAAGGCGCTGGGGTTCACCGCGCCGGGCGAGGTCGAGATTGCGGAATGTTCGGAGTGTGGGGGTCGCTACTTCCCGGACGCGACGTTGCGACGGTTGAGTACGTAG
- a CDS encoding DUF2332 domain-containing protein: MNEAEQLREQFRSFADWCVGTSPLYERLARGVADDSELLALAAETPDGRSPPHLLLAGVQYLLFERRDHELADFYPSVTTDATDPDEEDPFPAFREFALENADEIRDLLASRRTQTNAVRRCAALMPAFEVVSRRANRRPLALVEVGPSAGLNLLWGRYCYDYGSFGRYGNSDSPVVLESEVRGESTPPFPENDGLPPVESRVGLDLNPLDVTDDADALWLRSLVWPEHDERHDILDGAIEVARREPPELREGDALELLPDALAEIPPETPVCVFDTQVRYQFSDEMRERFDDLLLAAGENRELYSLSGDLTADWAENGIVLTLQTVEDGTFHSERLATYEQHGRWVEWVSEP, from the coding sequence ACTTCGGGAGCAGTTCCGGTCGTTTGCCGACTGGTGTGTCGGTACGTCACCGCTGTACGAACGTCTAGCTCGCGGCGTCGCCGACGATTCGGAACTGCTCGCGCTCGCCGCGGAGACGCCCGACGGCAGGTCTCCGCCGCACCTGCTGTTAGCGGGAGTACAGTATCTGCTCTTCGAGCGCCGTGACCACGAACTGGCCGACTTCTATCCATCTGTCACGACAGACGCGACCGACCCGGACGAGGAGGACCCGTTCCCGGCGTTCCGTGAGTTCGCGCTCGAAAACGCCGACGAGATTCGAGACCTTCTCGCCAGTCGCAGAACCCAGACGAACGCCGTCAGGCGGTGTGCCGCGCTCATGCCTGCCTTCGAGGTGGTTTCGCGGCGAGCGAACCGCCGTCCGCTCGCGCTGGTCGAAGTCGGCCCGAGCGCGGGACTGAATCTACTGTGGGGCCGCTACTGCTACGACTACGGTTCCTTCGGTCGATACGGCAACTCGGACTCGCCCGTGGTCCTCGAATCGGAGGTTCGTGGCGAATCGACGCCGCCGTTCCCCGAGAACGATGGACTTCCGCCTGTCGAATCGCGGGTCGGACTCGACCTGAATCCGCTGGACGTGACCGACGACGCCGACGCTCTCTGGTTGCGGTCGCTCGTCTGGCCGGAACACGACGAGCGCCACGACATTCTCGACGGCGCTATCGAAGTCGCTCGCCGCGAACCGCCGGAGTTGCGCGAAGGTGACGCCCTCGAACTGCTCCCCGATGCGCTGGCAGAAATCCCGCCGGAGACGCCGGTCTGCGTCTTCGACACGCAAGTTCGCTATCAATTCAGCGACGAGATGCGTGAACGCTTCGACGACCTGCTCCTCGCGGCGGGCGAGAACCGAGAACTCTACTCCCTATCGGGCGACTTGACCGCAGACTGGGCCGAGAACGGCATCGTCCTGACACTTCAGACGGTCGAGGACGGAACCTTCCACTCGGAGCGACTCGCCACCTACGAACAACACGGTCGATGGGTCGAGTGGGTAAGCGAACCCTGA